In Bradysia coprophila strain Holo2 unplaced genomic scaffold, BU_Bcop_v1 contig_358, whole genome shotgun sequence, one DNA window encodes the following:
- the LOC119081362 gene encoding mucin-5AC isoform X2: MSNYAWVTLATNDSYSLGALVVANSLKNVNTIHQTAVLITPGVSESMKSKLEASFNIVVEVNVLDSQDAANLALLSRPELGVTFTKLHCWRLTQFEKCVFLDADTFVLQNCDELFDREELSAAPDVGWPDCFNSGVFVFRPSLDTFGKLIEFATRQGSFDGGDQGLLNSFFSDWAHKDISKHLPFIYNTCSTACYSYLPAFKQFGQNVKILHFIGQVKPWLLNFDSSSKTVYPPQGYGHLGEYLQQWWNVFCADVHPALTTEMTTSLHQQYSHETQWCQNTIGPNLSPVPNPPHIEFSDPWDAYYQTNDDHTESSSHECFIAVHNIDNMECSHSEQNHESLPIPHNNCEDHQSSHTTNANVDLQHTLDAPHISIRSSFIDESNDIASNANFHQTCHQIGDTSSHSINENSFLTVTHDNTHASTLVASLNNGSEILDNGEHASESCQNESYDGDVEDVNEDETTVNCEEGGLAGALAQLTLGSPRSAQQVAYEESMRRQCWEAGNIDYLVTVGPTLSESEEDALATAPSNEKTITEVTEDGRIIEKKIVTYPGEETTEIEEIEEVDGQTVSVKRSIIGGENTAAAQPTPKTLAEIKSEPVVLVPGYKTVEIDEKTNSTIVTEKTTTGYQQTITTTQEDGTKKIQTKTFYDPVEIPGEEVEEETYEEIETFEPGSEKTTVTTTTETKDATESTVVPAEVGIVEEQPASDLLTQDETVKKDEKSQQEKTEESKALIDLKNQPIVIVPGHQKVEFDKETNTTTVTEKTTTGYQQTITTVTPDGRTIVQTKVFYDPIPSEQVEQAETTTTTTVTEVSDVPISKDNPETQQPTEVHEQCVETVKTTEAVKETEETTTTDGKDLQLALAAPAGQTSLTQKKTTAGGKEIEVTAVVSEDGKTKTLRKTTRQPSEEIEIEEYEETQSYEPGEVKVITTKKTVPLVEALEDAAKDIVDKSEKVVVTSTEKQVPEKSDSTIQTAVTEQVKSEEVQITTEAKPATTDPKQTTTTTESSTTVATQSTPIVKPTITADKQITAEEMETSTEAREVKTETKQTVIDANKIITEEKEAITESKQSTTEAKESISEAKQTVTDDTKITEAKQTTTEAKQTKTAAKEAITKAKETVTDAKKITEAKQSTTEAKQTTTEAKQAIIEAKQTVTDANKIKTEATETTTEAKETTTGAKQATSSVKKTITPASVPGKLGAVEPKQIKKVTKPEQTDSSVKKVSKPSDKDTKKTSPAVTVKTTTTTTTAVKKGEDTQKKTAADKTVTESTVIGEPKVTTKNGETTTEVVRRIPGGTEHTWTTVRADGSTKTESKKCFDVVELSSDEEYEEYEEIVEDDTIPLKTTTTKTQAPAAAASVKGPKTPTITDATPPSTPPLKPLVIGSTSSALKAEHEIPDTPPLDKVEQLRKKKLQSAPASKVAPKVDKPVVEAPKGATTKVAQKVDKPVVEAPKAPVTKVAQKVDKPVVEAPKAPVTKVAQKADKPVVEAPKAPATKVAQKVDKPVVEAPKAPVTKVAQKVDKPVVEAPKAPPRKKEVKTPAAEK; this comes from the exons ATGAGTA ATTACGCTTGGGTAACATTAGCTACCAATGATTCCTATTCGCTAGGCGCCTTAGTAGTAGCGAATTCCTTGAAAAACGTCAACACGATCCATCAAACAGCGGTGCTAATTACTCCTGGCGTCTCGGAATCCATGAAAAGCAAACTAGAAGCTTCATTTAACATTGTGGTCGAAGTCAACGTTTTGGACTCACAAGATGCAGCTAACCTAGCACTTTTGTCCCGTCCAGAGTTAGGAGTTacatttacaaaattacattgctgGAGGTTGACACAATTCGAAAAGTGTGTGTTTCTCGATGCTGACACCTTT GTCTTACAAAATTGTGACGAACTATTCGATAGAGAAGAACTGTCCGCTGCTCCAGATGTTGGCTGGCCAGATTGCTTCAACTCCGGAGTGTTCGTATTCCGACCCAGCTTGGACacatttggaaaattgatcGAATTTGCGACAAGACAAGGAAGCTTCGATGGAGGCGATCAGGGACTGTTAAATTCCTTCTTCTCAGACTGGGCTCATAAAGACATTTCGAAGCATTTACCGTTTATCTATAATACCTGTTCAACGGCTTGCTATTCGTATTTACCTGCTTTTAAACA ATTCGGACAAAAcgtaaaaattttacatttcatcGGTCAAGTGAAACCATGGTTGCTGAATTTCGACTCAAGTTCGAAAACAGTGTACCCACCGCAAGGATATGGCCATTTGGGTGAATATCTTCAGCAATGGTGGAATGTTTTCTGCGCTGACGTACATCCAGCTTTGACCACGGAAATG ACAACCAGTCTTCACCAACAGTACAGTCACGAGACACAATGGTGCCAAAACACAATAGGTCCTAACCTTTCTCCCGTTCCGAATCCACCTCATATTGAATTTTCCGACCCCTGGGACGCGTACTATCAAACGAACGACGACCACACAGAATCATCGTCACATGAGTGTTTCATTGCTGTCCATAATATTGACAATATGGAATGCTCTCATAGCGAACAAAATCATGAATCCCTCCCCATCCCTCATAATAACTGTGAAGATCATCAATCTAGTCATACCACAAATGCAAATGTCGATTTGCAGCACACATTAGACGCTCCTCATATCAGCATACGATCCAGTTTCATCGACGAATCCAATGATATCGCATCAAATGCAAACTTTCATCAGACTTGTCACCAAATAGGAGACACATCCAGTCATAGTATtaacgaaaattcatttttaactgTCACTCATGATAACACACATGCCAGTACCTTAGTAGCATCTCTAAATAATGGATCTGAAATACTCGATAATGGAGAACACGCGAGCGAATcttgtcaaaatgaaagttatgATGGAGATGTTGAAGATGTAAATGAGGATGAAACTACCGTTAATTGTGAAGAG GGAGGATTAGCCGGTGCGTTGGCTCAATTAACACTTGGTTCACCCCGTTCAGCTCAACAAGTGGCCTATGAAGAGAGTATGAGACGTCAATGCTGGGAAGCTGGTAATATTGACTATTTAG TCACAGTAGGTCCTACACTTAGCGAGTCTGAAGAGGATGCTCTGGCAACAGCACCTTCCAACGAAAAAACAATAACAGAAGTTACGGAAGACGGGCGGattattgaaaagaaaatcgtaaCGTATCCAGGTGAAGAAACCACCGAAATCGAGGAAATTGAAGAGGTTGATGGCCAGACAGTATCAGTGAAACGGTCTATTATTGGTGGTGAGAATACAGCGGCAGCTCAACCGACGCCTAAGACCCTAGCTGAAATAAAAAGTGAGCCGGTCGTTTTAGTGCCTGGTTATAAAACAGTTGAAATCGACGAGAAAACCAACTCCACTATTGTAactgaaaaaacaacaacaggCTATCAACAAACAATTACGACAACACAGGAAGAtggaaccaaaaaaattcaaacgaaaacattttacgaTCCAGTCGAAATACCCGGCGAAGAAGTGGAAGAAGAAACTTATGAAGAAATCGAAACCTTTGAGCCTGGCTCTGAAAAAACAACTGTAACCACCACAACTGAAACGAAGGATGCTACCGAGAGCACTGTAGTGCCAGCTGAAGTTGGAATAGTTGAAGAGCAGCCTGCAAGCGATTTATTAACACAAGATGAAACCGTGAAGAAGGACGAAAAATctcaacaagaaaaaacggAGGAATCTAAAGCTCTTATTGACCTCAAAAATCAGCCTATTGTTATAGTGCCTGGTCATCAGAAAGTAGAATTTGACAAAGAAACCAACACCACTACAGTGACTGAGAAAACTACCACTGGCTATCAACAAACTATTACAACAGTTACTCCCGACGGGCGAACAATAGTACAAACCAAG GTTTTCTACGATCCAATTCCAAGTGAGCAGGTAGAACAAGCAGAAACAACCACCACAACAACTGTTACCGAAGTCTCGGATGTACCAATTTCGAAAGACAACCCTGAAACTCAACAGCCGACAGAAGTACATGAGCAGTGTGTTGAAACGGTAAAAACGACAGAAGCTGTTAAGGAAACCGAAGAAACTACGACAACAGATGGAAAAGATTTACAGTTGGCTTTAGCTGCACCAGCTGGACAAACTTCACTTACTCAGAAGAAGACCACGGCTGGGGGTAAAGAAATCGAGGTCACGGCAGTTGTTTCTGAAGACGGCAAAACCAAAACATTGCGAAAAACTACCCGGCAGCCATCGGAAGAGATTGAAATCGAAGAGTATGAGGAGACCCAATCCTATGAACCAGGAGAAGTAAAAGTCATTACAACTAAAAAAACTGTGCCGCTTGTTGAGGCTCTTGAGGATGCTGCTAAAGATATTGTCGACAAGTCCGAGAAAGTTGTTGTCACCTCAACCGAAAAACAGGTGCCCGAAAAATCTGATAGTACGATTCAAACTGCTGTCACAGAGCAAGTCAAGTCTGAAGAAGTCCAAATTACAACTGAGGCGAAACCAGCTACAACCGAcccaaaacaaacaacaaccaCTACTGAGTCAAGTACAACAGTCGCAACGCAATCTACACCTATTGTGAAGCCAACTATAACGGCTGATAAACAGATTACAGCAGAAGAGATGGAGACTTCGACTGAAGCGAGGGAGGTTAAAACTGAAACTAAGCAAACTGTAATCgatgcaaataaaattataacaGAAGAGAAGGAGGCAATAACTGAATCTAAGCAAAGTACAACTGAAGCAAAGGAGTCTATAAGCGAAGCAAAGCAAACTGTAACCGATGATACGAAAATAACAGAAGCTAAGCAAACTACAACTGAAGCTAAGCAGACTAAAACCGCAGCTAAGGAGGCTATAACGAAAGCGAAGGAAACTGTAACCGATGCCAAGAAAATCACGGAAGCTAAACAAAGTACAACTGAAGCTAAACAAACTACAACCGAAGCTAAACAGGCTATAATCGAAGCGAAGCAAACTGTAACCgatgcaaataaaattaaaaccgaAGCTACAGAAACAACAACCGAAGCGAAGGAAACTACTACTGGCGCCAAACAAGCCACAAGCTCCGTTAAGAAAACCATAACCCCAGCGTCAGTTCCAGGAAAACTAGGTGCAGTTGAGccgaaacaaattaaaaaagtaaCAAAGCCTGAACAAACCGACTCTTCTGTCAAGAAGGTATCAAAGCCAAGCGACAAAGATACTAAAAAAACATCTCCAGCGGTCACTGTAAAGACGAcgacgacaacaacaacagccgTGAAAAAGGGTGAAGATACTCAAAAGAAAACTGCAGCCGATAAAACAGTAACAGAATCTACAGTTATTGGTGAGCCAAAAGTTACAACCAAAAATGGCGAGACCACAACTGAAGTAGTACGACGTATTCCGGGTGGTACAGAACATACCTGGACAACCGTTAGAGCTGACGGGTCAACAAAAACTGAATCAAAGAAATGCTTTGATGTCGTCGAGCTATCAAGTGATGAAGAGTACGAGGAATACGAAGAAATAGTCGAAGATGACACGATTCCATTGAAAACCACTACCACCAAAACACAAGCTCCCGCAGCCGCCGCCAGTGTTAAAG GCCCAAAAACTCCTACAATTACCGATGCAACACCACCGAGTACTCCACCATTGAAGCCACTCGTCATTGGCAGCACTTCTTCGGCGTTGAAAGCGGAGCATGAGATACCAGATACTCCACCACTAGATAAAGTCGAACAATtgcgtaaaaaaaaacttcagtcTGCACCTGCCTCTAAGGTTGCGCCAAAAGTAGACAAACCAGTTGTGGAAGCACCGAAAGGAGCTACCACTAAGGTTGCTCAAAAAGTAGACAAACCAGTAGTTGAAGCACCGAAAGCCCCTGTCACTAAGGTTGCTCAAAAAGTAGACAAACCAGTAGTGGAAGCACCGAAAGCCCCTGTCACTAAGGTTGCGCAAAAAGCAGACAAACCAGTAGTGGAAGCACCGAAAGCACCTGCAACTAAGGTTGCGCAAAAAGTAGACAAACCAGTAGTGGAAGCACCGAAAGCCCCTGTCACTAAGGTTGCGCAAAAAGTAGACAAACCAGTAGTGGAAGCACCGAAAGCACCACCTAGAAAGAAGGAAGTAAAAACACCGGCAGCAGAAAAATAA
- the LOC119081362 gene encoding mucin-5AC isoform X7 encodes MSNYAWVTLATNDSYSLGALVVANSLKNVNTIHQTAVLITPGVSESMKSKLEASFNIVVEVNVLDSQDAANLALLSRPELGVTFTKLHCWRLTQFEKCVFLDADTFVLQNCDELFDREELSAAPDVGWPDCFNSGVFVFRPSLDTFGKLIEFATRQGSFDGGDQGLLNSFFSDWAHKDISKHLPFIYNTCSTACYSYLPAFKQFGQNVKILHFIGQVKPWLLNFDSSSKTVYPPQGYGHLGEYLQQWWNVFCADVHPALTTEMGGLAGALAQLTLGSPRSAQQVAYEESMRRQCWEAGNIDYLVTVGPTLSESEEDALATAPSNEKTITEVTEDGRIIEKKIVTYPGEETTEIEEIEEVDGQTVSVKRSIIGGENTAAAQPTPKTLAEIKSEPVVLVPGYKTVEIDEKTNSTIVTEKTTTGYQQTITTTQEDGTKKIQTKTFYDPVEIPGEEVEEETYEEIETFEPGSEKTTVTTTTETKDATESTVVPAEVGIVEEQPASDLLTQDETVKKDEKSQQEKTEESKALIDLKNQPIVIVPGHQKVEFDKETNTTTVTEKTTTGYQQTITTVTPDGRTIVQTKVFYDPIPSEQVEQAETTTTTTVTEVSDVPISKDNPETQQPTEVHEQCVETVKTTEAVKETEETTTTDGKDLQLALAAPAGQTSLTQKKTTAGGKEIEVTAVVSEDGKTKTLRKTTRQPSEEIEIEEYEETQSYEPGEVKVITTKKTVPLVEALEDAAKDIVDKSEKVVVTSTEKQVPEKSDSTIQTAVTEQVKSEEVQITTEAKPATTDPKQTTTTTESSTTVATQSTPIVKPTITADKQITAEEMETSTEAREVKTETKQTVIDANKIITEEKEAITESKQSTTEAKESISEAKQTVTDDTKITEAKQTTTEAKQTKTAAKEAITKAKETVTDAKKITEAKQSTTEAKQTTTEAKQAIIEAKQTVTDANKIKTEATETTTEAKETTTGAKQATSSVKKTITPASVPGKLGAVEPKQIKKVTKPEQTDSSVKKVSKPSDKDTKKTSPAVTVKTTTTTTTAVKKGEDTQKKTAADKTVTESTVIGEPKVTTKNGETTTEVVRRIPGGTEHTWTTVRADGSTKTESKKCFDVVELSSDEEYEEYEEIVEDDTIPLKTTTTKTQAPAAAASVKGPKTPTITDATPPSTPPLKPLVIGSTSSALKAEHEIPDTPPLDKVEQLRKKKLQSAPASKVAPKVDKPVVEAPKGATTKVAQKVDKPVVEAPKAPVTKVAQKVDKPVVEAPKAPVTKVAQKADKPVVEAPKAPATKVAQKVDKPVVEAPKAPVTKVAQKVDKPVVEAPKAPPRKKEVKTPAAEK; translated from the exons ATGAGTA ATTACGCTTGGGTAACATTAGCTACCAATGATTCCTATTCGCTAGGCGCCTTAGTAGTAGCGAATTCCTTGAAAAACGTCAACACGATCCATCAAACAGCGGTGCTAATTACTCCTGGCGTCTCGGAATCCATGAAAAGCAAACTAGAAGCTTCATTTAACATTGTGGTCGAAGTCAACGTTTTGGACTCACAAGATGCAGCTAACCTAGCACTTTTGTCCCGTCCAGAGTTAGGAGTTacatttacaaaattacattgctgGAGGTTGACACAATTCGAAAAGTGTGTGTTTCTCGATGCTGACACCTTT GTCTTACAAAATTGTGACGAACTATTCGATAGAGAAGAACTGTCCGCTGCTCCAGATGTTGGCTGGCCAGATTGCTTCAACTCCGGAGTGTTCGTATTCCGACCCAGCTTGGACacatttggaaaattgatcGAATTTGCGACAAGACAAGGAAGCTTCGATGGAGGCGATCAGGGACTGTTAAATTCCTTCTTCTCAGACTGGGCTCATAAAGACATTTCGAAGCATTTACCGTTTATCTATAATACCTGTTCAACGGCTTGCTATTCGTATTTACCTGCTTTTAAACA ATTCGGACAAAAcgtaaaaattttacatttcatcGGTCAAGTGAAACCATGGTTGCTGAATTTCGACTCAAGTTCGAAAACAGTGTACCCACCGCAAGGATATGGCCATTTGGGTGAATATCTTCAGCAATGGTGGAATGTTTTCTGCGCTGACGTACATCCAGCTTTGACCACGGAAATG GGAGGATTAGCCGGTGCGTTGGCTCAATTAACACTTGGTTCACCCCGTTCAGCTCAACAAGTGGCCTATGAAGAGAGTATGAGACGTCAATGCTGGGAAGCTGGTAATATTGACTATTTAG TCACAGTAGGTCCTACACTTAGCGAGTCTGAAGAGGATGCTCTGGCAACAGCACCTTCCAACGAAAAAACAATAACAGAAGTTACGGAAGACGGGCGGattattgaaaagaaaatcgtaaCGTATCCAGGTGAAGAAACCACCGAAATCGAGGAAATTGAAGAGGTTGATGGCCAGACAGTATCAGTGAAACGGTCTATTATTGGTGGTGAGAATACAGCGGCAGCTCAACCGACGCCTAAGACCCTAGCTGAAATAAAAAGTGAGCCGGTCGTTTTAGTGCCTGGTTATAAAACAGTTGAAATCGACGAGAAAACCAACTCCACTATTGTAactgaaaaaacaacaacaggCTATCAACAAACAATTACGACAACACAGGAAGAtggaaccaaaaaaattcaaacgaaaacattttacgaTCCAGTCGAAATACCCGGCGAAGAAGTGGAAGAAGAAACTTATGAAGAAATCGAAACCTTTGAGCCTGGCTCTGAAAAAACAACTGTAACCACCACAACTGAAACGAAGGATGCTACCGAGAGCACTGTAGTGCCAGCTGAAGTTGGAATAGTTGAAGAGCAGCCTGCAAGCGATTTATTAACACAAGATGAAACCGTGAAGAAGGACGAAAAATctcaacaagaaaaaacggAGGAATCTAAAGCTCTTATTGACCTCAAAAATCAGCCTATTGTTATAGTGCCTGGTCATCAGAAAGTAGAATTTGACAAAGAAACCAACACCACTACAGTGACTGAGAAAACTACCACTGGCTATCAACAAACTATTACAACAGTTACTCCCGACGGGCGAACAATAGTACAAACCAAG GTTTTCTACGATCCAATTCCAAGTGAGCAGGTAGAACAAGCAGAAACAACCACCACAACAACTGTTACCGAAGTCTCGGATGTACCAATTTCGAAAGACAACCCTGAAACTCAACAGCCGACAGAAGTACATGAGCAGTGTGTTGAAACGGTAAAAACGACAGAAGCTGTTAAGGAAACCGAAGAAACTACGACAACAGATGGAAAAGATTTACAGTTGGCTTTAGCTGCACCAGCTGGACAAACTTCACTTACTCAGAAGAAGACCACGGCTGGGGGTAAAGAAATCGAGGTCACGGCAGTTGTTTCTGAAGACGGCAAAACCAAAACATTGCGAAAAACTACCCGGCAGCCATCGGAAGAGATTGAAATCGAAGAGTATGAGGAGACCCAATCCTATGAACCAGGAGAAGTAAAAGTCATTACAACTAAAAAAACTGTGCCGCTTGTTGAGGCTCTTGAGGATGCTGCTAAAGATATTGTCGACAAGTCCGAGAAAGTTGTTGTCACCTCAACCGAAAAACAGGTGCCCGAAAAATCTGATAGTACGATTCAAACTGCTGTCACAGAGCAAGTCAAGTCTGAAGAAGTCCAAATTACAACTGAGGCGAAACCAGCTACAACCGAcccaaaacaaacaacaaccaCTACTGAGTCAAGTACAACAGTCGCAACGCAATCTACACCTATTGTGAAGCCAACTATAACGGCTGATAAACAGATTACAGCAGAAGAGATGGAGACTTCGACTGAAGCGAGGGAGGTTAAAACTGAAACTAAGCAAACTGTAATCgatgcaaataaaattataacaGAAGAGAAGGAGGCAATAACTGAATCTAAGCAAAGTACAACTGAAGCAAAGGAGTCTATAAGCGAAGCAAAGCAAACTGTAACCGATGATACGAAAATAACAGAAGCTAAGCAAACTACAACTGAAGCTAAGCAGACTAAAACCGCAGCTAAGGAGGCTATAACGAAAGCGAAGGAAACTGTAACCGATGCCAAGAAAATCACGGAAGCTAAACAAAGTACAACTGAAGCTAAACAAACTACAACCGAAGCTAAACAGGCTATAATCGAAGCGAAGCAAACTGTAACCgatgcaaataaaattaaaaccgaAGCTACAGAAACAACAACCGAAGCGAAGGAAACTACTACTGGCGCCAAACAAGCCACAAGCTCCGTTAAGAAAACCATAACCCCAGCGTCAGTTCCAGGAAAACTAGGTGCAGTTGAGccgaaacaaattaaaaaagtaaCAAAGCCTGAACAAACCGACTCTTCTGTCAAGAAGGTATCAAAGCCAAGCGACAAAGATACTAAAAAAACATCTCCAGCGGTCACTGTAAAGACGAcgacgacaacaacaacagccgTGAAAAAGGGTGAAGATACTCAAAAGAAAACTGCAGCCGATAAAACAGTAACAGAATCTACAGTTATTGGTGAGCCAAAAGTTACAACCAAAAATGGCGAGACCACAACTGAAGTAGTACGACGTATTCCGGGTGGTACAGAACATACCTGGACAACCGTTAGAGCTGACGGGTCAACAAAAACTGAATCAAAGAAATGCTTTGATGTCGTCGAGCTATCAAGTGATGAAGAGTACGAGGAATACGAAGAAATAGTCGAAGATGACACGATTCCATTGAAAACCACTACCACCAAAACACAAGCTCCCGCAGCCGCCGCCAGTGTTAAAG GCCCAAAAACTCCTACAATTACCGATGCAACACCACCGAGTACTCCACCATTGAAGCCACTCGTCATTGGCAGCACTTCTTCGGCGTTGAAAGCGGAGCATGAGATACCAGATACTCCACCACTAGATAAAGTCGAACAATtgcgtaaaaaaaaacttcagtcTGCACCTGCCTCTAAGGTTGCGCCAAAAGTAGACAAACCAGTTGTGGAAGCACCGAAAGGAGCTACCACTAAGGTTGCTCAAAAAGTAGACAAACCAGTAGTTGAAGCACCGAAAGCCCCTGTCACTAAGGTTGCTCAAAAAGTAGACAAACCAGTAGTGGAAGCACCGAAAGCCCCTGTCACTAAGGTTGCGCAAAAAGCAGACAAACCAGTAGTGGAAGCACCGAAAGCACCTGCAACTAAGGTTGCGCAAAAAGTAGACAAACCAGTAGTGGAAGCACCGAAAGCCCCTGTCACTAAGGTTGCGCAAAAAGTAGACAAACCAGTAGTGGAAGCACCGAAAGCACCACCTAGAAAGAAGGAAGTAAAAACACCGGCAGCAGAAAAATAA